Proteins found in one Pontibacter sp. SGAir0037 genomic segment:
- a CDS encoding MBOAT family protein, with the protein MSWKPAYTIILVASTIVDYFCSKAMGRFDEEQKDKRKPFLYISLFSNLGVLLLFKYYNFFNESAQDIAQSLNMTYAMPAFELLLPMGISFYTFQTMSYSIDVYNGIIKPEKHLGYFALFVSFFPQLVAGPIERAGNLIGQLHEHHSFDYNRVVTGLRRMGWGFFKKLMIADNLALMVNQVYNNPGEFEGISFVIATIFFAFQIYCDFSGYSDIAIGAAQVMGFNLMENFRRPYFSKSIPEFWSRWHISLSTWFRDYLYIPLGGNRVVKWRWYYNLFIVFMVSGLWHGANWTFLVWGALHGIYQVFGIITKNQRNAFVDKIGLTQYPVLYKWVQVLTVFFLVCFAWIFFRANNIGDAFYIIRSSVTGIGNVGELLAGTNLNHLLFMDQGLKIFSVSVVSVLIMETVHLIERNGSASRVILQRPVWVRWSFYYVAIIAVLLFGQYGNQEFIYFQF; encoded by the coding sequence ATGTCCTGGAAACCGGCTTATACTATCATACTGGTTGCTTCTACCATAGTAGATTATTTCTGCAGCAAAGCCATGGGCAGGTTCGATGAGGAACAAAAGGACAAGAGAAAGCCATTTCTGTACATCAGCCTTTTTTCGAACCTGGGAGTGCTCCTGCTCTTTAAGTATTACAATTTCTTCAACGAGAGTGCACAGGACATTGCCCAATCATTAAACATGACCTATGCAATGCCTGCCTTTGAGTTGCTTCTTCCAATGGGCATATCCTTTTATACCTTCCAGACCATGAGCTACTCGATTGACGTGTACAACGGTATAATTAAGCCTGAGAAACATCTAGGATATTTTGCCTTATTCGTATCGTTCTTCCCGCAGCTGGTAGCAGGGCCGATAGAAAGAGCCGGCAACCTGATCGGGCAGCTTCACGAGCACCACAGCTTTGACTATAACAGAGTAGTAACCGGCCTTAGAAGAATGGGCTGGGGCTTTTTTAAGAAATTAATGATTGCAGATAACCTGGCCCTGATGGTAAACCAGGTTTATAACAACCCGGGAGAATTTGAAGGAATATCTTTTGTGATTGCCACTATATTCTTTGCCTTTCAGATCTACTGCGACTTTTCAGGTTACTCCGACATCGCCATTGGTGCGGCACAGGTAATGGGCTTTAATTTAATGGAAAACTTCCGCCGCCCTTATTTCTCTAAATCGATACCGGAATTCTGGAGCCGGTGGCATATATCCTTATCTACCTGGTTTAGAGATTACCTGTACATTCCGCTCGGAGGTAACCGGGTGGTAAAGTGGCGCTGGTACTACAATTTGTTTATTGTGTTTATGGTAAGCGGCCTCTGGCATGGTGCCAACTGGACCTTTCTCGTATGGGGAGCCTTGCATGGCATTTACCAGGTTTTCGGCATCATAACCAAAAACCAGCGCAACGCCTTTGTAGATAAAATCGGGCTTACACAATACCCTGTGCTATATAAATGGGTACAAGTGTTAACCGTTTTCTTCCTTGTCTGCTTTGCCTGGATCTTCTTTCGGGCCAACAATATCGGGGATGCCTTCTACATTATCAGAAGCAGTGTAACAGGTATAGGCAATGTTGGCGAACTTTTAGCCGGTACTAACCTGAACCACCTGTTATTTATGGACCAGGGCCTTAAAATTTTTTCTGTTTCGGTTGTCTCTGTTTTGATCATGGAAACGGTTCATCTGATAGAACGAAATGGCAGTGCTTCTCGTGTAATACTGCAAAGGCCGGTATGGGTCCGCTGGAGCTTTTATTATGTAGCCATCATAGCTGTTCTCTTGTTCGGGCAGTATGGCAACCAGGAATTTATCTATTTTCAATTTTAA
- a CDS encoding LamG-like jellyroll fold domain-containing protein has product MIKTMYTWCRLAKSRKRLEKKEEVTGAISPYRSSHIFLSLLLTLICYSTPKANAANVGSSFNKLVTEPEVSVEEAMLLAETPCPDNLVHHFGLDEKESGAYLDYKGAANPSCTNCPTPVEGLFDGAQQFNGKGNSITINEIQNFEWGPNSNFTIEFWVKTTGTSSEEQVIIGRSASDSQFRWWVGIDAAGNTVFEMYDAMGIGFRMLERDVKINDGRWHHVAVVRDGINLMNKLYIDGYKVEESKFTYKGNFESNSPVSIGSMSLLNRYFFSGTLDEVMVYKRALGENEMRARYNNGAGSYCGPQNVKPVIMSAPILFGVEGQPYIYDVQAVGTPAVQHELVAAPAGMTINAGTGEINWTPTTAGSFDVVVRVRNAVGQAEQAFKIEVKAGMGEKAGLTHHWMLHEIMGTRYKDFYTPYDAICDEPAKPTPITGVVSGGQRFNGTDQGLDVSNSSNFNWQSNDSFTIELWMRSSSDEGENRVIIGRDASDSEMHWWLGMDDKGFARFVLLDIGWQGNYIGDTGPLLTDGRWHQLVAVRDAGASATRLYVDGQKIKEGNFTYPNSFASMSPVNIGYLNLPGGYHYEGDLDEVKLFGRALSDAEIAERFETVYNNIVELIRFEGSYGNKVVTLEWETQTELDIAHFVVERSEDGVTFTEIGTVESLGPSNSNLNYKFTDTEPVQGDGFYRLKIVKESGYATYSNIILVSFKGLISSTFYLYPNPIMAGGEVKIEVDNLEPDAKAILLVSDLAGKRLLQEDITIGADGTLNLLLPLPTTIRPGIYNISVMTDVKTISRRLIVAQ; this is encoded by the coding sequence ATGATAAAAACAATGTACACTTGGTGCAGACTGGCAAAGAGCAGGAAAAGATTAGAGAAAAAAGAAGAAGTAACAGGTGCCATTTCCCCATATAGAAGTTCTCACATATTTCTTTCTCTGCTTTTAACACTTATTTGCTATAGTACCCCCAAAGCCAATGCAGCTAATGTTGGCTCAAGCTTTAACAAACTGGTTACAGAACCTGAGGTGTCTGTAGAAGAAGCCATGCTCCTGGCTGAAACTCCCTGCCCCGATAATTTAGTCCATCATTTTGGTTTAGACGAGAAGGAAAGTGGTGCTTATCTGGACTACAAAGGTGCAGCCAACCCCTCCTGTACCAACTGCCCTACACCTGTTGAAGGCCTTTTTGATGGGGCGCAGCAATTCAATGGAAAGGGCAACAGTATTACCATCAACGAAATCCAAAATTTTGAATGGGGACCTAACTCTAATTTTACGATTGAGTTCTGGGTTAAAACAACCGGAACCTCTTCCGAAGAGCAGGTGATTATTGGCCGTAGTGCCTCAGACTCCCAGTTCAGGTGGTGGGTGGGTATTGATGCTGCCGGTAATACTGTTTTCGAAATGTACGATGCCATGGGCATAGGTTTCAGGATGCTGGAGCGAGACGTAAAAATAAACGATGGCAGGTGGCACCATGTAGCCGTTGTGCGCGACGGTATAAACCTGATGAACAAGCTATACATCGATGGGTATAAAGTAGAAGAATCCAAATTTACCTATAAAGGCAACTTCGAGAGCAACTCACCTGTCTCGATTGGTAGTATGAGCCTGCTGAACCGGTACTTTTTTTCAGGTACTCTGGATGAGGTGATGGTATACAAAAGGGCTCTTGGAGAAAATGAGATGAGAGCGCGCTATAACAACGGAGCCGGTAGTTATTGTGGCCCTCAGAATGTAAAGCCGGTTATAATGTCGGCACCCATTTTGTTCGGAGTGGAGGGGCAACCTTATATATACGATGTACAGGCGGTGGGTACACCAGCTGTACAGCATGAACTCGTAGCAGCTCCTGCCGGAATGACCATAAACGCTGGAACAGGAGAAATAAACTGGACGCCAACCACAGCCGGCTCTTTTGATGTGGTGGTAAGGGTGCGCAATGCTGTTGGCCAGGCCGAACAGGCATTCAAAATAGAGGTAAAAGCGGGAATGGGAGAGAAGGCCGGGTTAACGCACCACTGGATGCTGCACGAAATCATGGGCACCCGTTATAAAGATTTTTATACTCCTTACGATGCCATCTGTGATGAGCCAGCCAAACCAACTCCCATTACAGGTGTTGTTTCTGGTGGCCAGCGATTTAATGGCACAGATCAGGGATTGGATGTTTCGAACAGCAGCAATTTCAACTGGCAATCGAACGATAGCTTTACTATTGAGCTCTGGATGCGTTCCAGCTCCGATGAAGGAGAGAACAGGGTAATAATAGGCAGAGATGCATCTGATTCAGAAATGCACTGGTGGTTAGGAATGGATGATAAAGGCTTTGCACGATTTGTTTTGTTAGATATTGGCTGGCAGGGTAATTATATAGGTGACACCGGGCCTCTTTTAACAGACGGGAGATGGCACCAGCTTGTAGCGGTAAGAGATGCCGGTGCCAGTGCTACCAGGCTTTATGTGGACGGTCAGAAAATCAAAGAAGGTAACTTTACCTACCCGAATAGCTTTGCTTCCATGTCTCCTGTAAATATCGGATATCTTAATTTGCCGGGAGGTTATCACTATGAAGGCGATCTGGATGAAGTAAAGCTTTTCGGGCGTGCATTATCCGATGCCGAGATTGCGGAACGCTTTGAAACCGTTTATAACAACATTGTTGAACTGATCCGTTTTGAAGGTTCATATGGCAATAAAGTAGTTACACTGGAGTGGGAAACGCAAACCGAGCTGGATATTGCCCACTTTGTGGTAGAGCGATCAGAAGATGGGGTAACGTTCACTGAAATTGGTACTGTTGAGTCGCTCGGACCAAGTAATAGTAACCTCAACTACAAATTCACAGATACAGAGCCTGTTCAGGGAGATGGCTTCTACAGGTTGAAGATTGTAAAGGAGAGCGGCTATGCTACTTACTCCAACATTATACTGGTAAGCTTTAAAGGACTTATTTCTTCTACTTTCTACCTGTACCCTAATCCTATTATGGCAGGAGGGGAGGTAAAGATAGAGGTCGATAACCTGGAGCCTGATGCAAAAGCAATATTGCTCGTTTCTGACCTCGCCGGTAAGAGGTTATTGCAAGAAGACATTACGATAGGAGCCGATGGAACGCTAAATCTGCTTTTACCGCTACCTACAACTATAAGGCCCGGTATTTACAACATATCGGTTATGACAGATGTTAAAACAATAAGCAGGCGGTTGATCGTAGCTCAGTAA